The nucleotide window AGATCAAGCCCCACTTGGCCCATGCCAGCGCTTTTTTCTGCAATAGCCCGTCGGTTTTGATGATGAGCCATGTTGCACCGAGCAGCACGTAAGAGCCGCACAGCGCGCCGCCGACGATGATGGAGAAAATAAAATAACCGAAACCGGAATGAAAGCCGGTGATGTAGCGCGCTAGCATGATGCCTTGCGCGAACGACGCTAAGAACGAGCCGAACCAGAACAGCCAATTCCACAATTCGCGATGCCAGCCTTCGGCCTTGATGCGGAACTCGAAGGCGGCGCCGCGGAACATAAGGCCGATCAGCATCGCCACTGTCGGCAAGTACAGCGCGCCCAAGATCACGCCGTGCGCGACCGGAAACGCCACCAACAAAATGCCGACGCCGAGCACGAGCCAGGTCTCGTTCGCGTCCCAGAACGGGCCGATCGACGCGACCATGACGTTGTGTTCGTTCTCGTCGGCCGCTGGCATCAGCATGCCGACGCCGAGGTCGTAACCGTCGAGTACCACATAGGCGAGGATCGCCAGGCCCATGAGGCCGGTGAAGATCAGCGGCAGATCAAGCGTCATAGCAGGCCCTCCGCCGTAATCGAGCCTGGCCCGACCGGCGCTTTGGTGCTGCCGCTGCCGGCGAGATGCGTCAGCACGACGACGTAGGCGATGAGCATGATGCTGTACGTAATGATGTAACCGGTGAGGCTGGCACCGAGCTTCGCTTCGGAGACGGCACCAACAGCGTCGGCGGTGCGCAGCACGCCGGTAACGAGCCACGGCTGGCGGCCGATCTCGGTGACTAACCAGCCGGCCAGCGTCGCGACCCAACCGGAGAAGGTGAAGCCGGCAAAGATCCACAGCAACCAGCGCGGCGGTGTGCGATTGCCGCGCAGTCGCCAAGTGCCGACGGCGCTCACCAGTAACATCAGCATACCGACACCCACCATCACCCGAAACGCGAAGAACACCGGCGCCACCGGCGGCGTGTTCGGCGCGAACGCTTCAAT belongs to Gammaproteobacteria bacterium and includes:
- a CDS encoding cytochrome d ubiquinol oxidase subunit II; this translates as MTLDLPLIFTGLMGLAILAYVVLDGYDLGVGMLMPAADENEHNVMVASIGPFWDANETWLVLGVGILLVAFPVAHGVILGALYLPTVAMLIGLMFRGAAFEFRIKAEGWHRELWNWLFWFGSFLASFAQGIMLARYITGFHSGFGYFIFSIIVGGALCGSYVLLGATWLIIKTDGLLQKKALAWAKWGLIWTTLAIAVVSVVTPLVSETVRHKWFDFPHTLALMLLPAASTAIIAYVGITLRRLSRGSSTQEWIPFAGSVAMFALAFAGLAYSLFPYIVIDRLTIWEAAAHPSSLKFVLVGVLVVVPLIILYTAFSYRVFWGKARAGLYE